The Podarcis raffonei isolate rPodRaf1 chromosome 2, rPodRaf1.pri, whole genome shotgun sequence genome window below encodes:
- the LOC128408942 gene encoding olfactory receptor 2Z1-like, producing the protein MGNENATSWTEFLLVGLVHLRTPNVFFGAILLMVFVALLGNGLLLILIQRDSSLHAPMYFFLSQLACIDLGQILVIVPKMSANFLAHRNTISLGGCVAQIFLTLTGGGAECLVLAAMSYDRYVAICRPLQYPILMRRTTCLTMTAGIWSLSTLSIMPIAIFVQSLPYCGSNVIEHYVCDFPALLKLSCADTSAFEKLVYFDDVVILLLPISVIVASYITILVQVLGMRSVKGRHKALGTCVSHLCVVGLFYGAAALTYTVPVSSYSAQRAMIYSMCTTIIPPMLNPFIYSLRNRDVLAALRKLFLKHAPHK; encoded by the coding sequence ATGGGAAATGAGAATGCCACATCATGGACAGAGTTTCTTCTTGTGGGCCTCGTGCATCTGAGGACACCCAACGTCTTCTTTGGTGCAATTCTTCTCATGGTTTTTGTTGCTTTGCTGGGAAATGGTCTCCTCCTGATCCTAATCCAAAGAGACTCCTCCCTTCACGCCCCAATGTATTTTTTCCTCAGCCAACTGGCCTGCATAGATCTGGGCCAAATCCTCGTTATTGTccctaaaatgtctgcaaacttTTTAGCCCACAGAAACACCATCTCGCTCGGCGGTTGTGTGGCACAGATTTTCCTCACGTTGACCGGGGGAGGCGCAGAATGCCTGGTCCTGGCCGCCATGTCTTACGACAGGTACGTGGCCATCTGCAGGCCCTTGCAGTACCCCATCCTCATGCGGAGAACAACCTGCCTCACCATGACGGCTGGGATCTGGTCTTTGTCAACGCTTTCCATCATGCCCATTGCGATCTTTGTCCAGTCTCTGCCTTACTGTGGGTCAAATGTGATTGAGCATTATGTTTGTGATTTCCCAGCTTTACTGAAGTTGTCCTGTGCCGACACCTCTGCCTTTGAAAAACTGGTGTATTTTGATGACGTGGTCATACTTCTCCTCCCTATCTCAGTCATCGTTGCCTCTTACATCACCATCCTTGTGCAAGTGCTGGGCATGCGCTCAGTCAAAGGAAGACACAAGGCCTTAGGGACTTGCGTGTCCCACCTGTGTGTGGTGGGACTCTTCTATGGGGCAGCTGCACTGACATACACCGTCCCAGTATCCTCCTACTCTGCACAAAGGGCCATGATCTACTCAATGTGCACTACCATCATCCCCCCAATGCTGAATCCTTTTATATACAGCCTGCGCAACAGGGATGTTCTAGCAGCCCTAAGGAAACTCTTTCTGAAGCATGCCCCTCATAAGTAA
- the LOC128408726 gene encoding olfactory receptor 2AG2-like yields the protein MWDSPIATLRIHNDTDSSKPTQEVLEKNNATSWSEFILMGFLSQSKSPSVIMTLFVMMFIMVLSENSLLLYLIHVDSGLHSPMYFFLGQLSVMDISQTLAIGPKMLVDFLRENTISLTGCSAQIFFVLLMGNAECLILAVMSYDRYVAICKPLQYPVLMRRTVCLILTAVVWFCAFGALGPSMYMRLLHYCGSNVIYHIFCDLPSMLKLSCSDTSRLEKTLVFTGFLLLILPSAIILASYVCILATVLRVHSSERSHKALSTCLSHLTVVGLFYGAAMFKYLRPRSYQMPYHDDMVSVFCLIVTPMMNPLIYSLRNRDVLAALRKTFRKNTSCVPTPKW from the exons ATGTGGGATTCTCCCATTGCCACCTTAAGGATTCACAATGATACAG ATTCAAGCAAGCCAACTCAAGAGGTCCTGGAAAAGAACAACGCAACATCTTGGTCAGAATTCATTCTTATGGGTTTTTTGAGCCAATCGAAATCACCCAGTGTCATCATGACTCTGTTTGTCATGATGTTCATCATGGTCCTCTCTGAAAACAGCCTCCTCCTCTACCTGATCCACGTGGACTCTGGCCTCCATTCCCCAATGTATTTTTTCCTTGGTCAGTTGTCTGTCATGGATATTTCTCAAACTCTCGCCATCGGCCCTAAAATGCTTGTGGACTTTTTAAGGGAGAACACCATTTCACTGACTGGGTGCTCAGCCCAGATATTTTTCGTACTGCTCATGGGCAACGCAGAATGCCTAATCCTTGCAGTAATGTCCTATGACAGGTACGTGGCAATCTGCAAGCCCCTCCAATATCCGGTCCTCATGAGAAGAACTGTCTGTCTCATCCTGACCGCGGTGGTTTGGTTTTGTGCCTTTGGTGCCTTGGGACCCAGCATGTACATGCGGCTACTGCACTACTGTGGCTCCAATGTAATCTATCACATCTTTTGTGACCTCCCGTCGATGCTGAAGTTGTCCTGTTCTGATACATCTCGCTTGGAAAAGACACTGGTTTTTACTGGCTTTCTTCTGCTGATCCTCCCTTCAGCCATCATTCTGGCCTCCTATGTGTGCATTCTTGCTACGGTCTTGAGGGTGCACTCTTCTGAAAGGAGCCACAAGGCTCTCAGCACTTGCCTGTCTCACTTGACTGTGGTGGGGCTCTTTTATGGGGCAGCCATGTTCAAATACTTGAGACCCAGGTCCTACCAAATGCCATACCACGACGATATGGTTTCTGTGTTTTGCCTCATCGTCACTCCCATGATGAACCCTCTCATCTACAGCCTGAGGAATCGGGATGTGCTGGCGGCACTGAGGAAAACGTTCCGGAAAAACACATCTTGTGTACCTACCCCAAAATGGTAA
- the LOC128408727 gene encoding olfactory receptor 2T27-like, giving the protein MSYDRYVAICRPLQYPILMRGEICYLLSVAAWCWSSVQALTCSLYVLPLPYCKSNVIKHYMCDYPALVQLSCSDNSAFNKVTYFGDFLVFLIPISVILASYIAIFLQVLRAHTSGSGHKALGTCLSHLCVVGIFYGSAILMYMTPASSYTPEKSMVIIAFCTMVPAITNPFIYSLRNRDVLAALRKLRAKCAVL; this is encoded by the coding sequence ATGTCCTATGATAGGTATGTGGCTATTTGCAGGCCCTTGCAATATCCAATCCTCATGAGAGGGGAAATCTGCTATCTGCTGTCAGTAGCGGCCTGGTGTTGGTCTTCTGTGCAGGCCCTAACCTGTTCCCTTTATGTTCTGCCTCTTCCCTACTGCAAATCCAATGTGATCAAGCATTACATGTGTGATTATCCAGCCCTTGTTCAGTTGTCCTGCTCTGACAATTCTGCCTTCAATAAAGTCACATATTTTGGGGATTTCCTAGTTTTTCTCATCCCCATCTCAGTCATCCTGGCTTCCTACATAGCCATTTTCCTTCAAGTCCTCAGAGCACACACCTCTGGAAGTGGCCATAAAGCCCTGGGGACCTGCTTGTCCCATTTGTGTGTGGTGGGGATCTTCTACGGATCGGCCATTTTGATGTACATGACCCCTGCGTCCTCCTACACACCAGAGAAGTCCATGGTTATCATAGCCTTTTGCACCATGGTCCCTGCCATAACGAACCCTTTTATATACAGCCTGAGGAACCGGGACGTGTTGGCGGCATTGAGAAAACTCCGTGCAAAATGTGCAGTGCTTTAA
- the LOC128408730 gene encoding olfactory receptor 2AK2-like — translation MVFLGVILFMFIVALVGNSLLLFLIKTDSGLQTPMYFFLSQLAFMDLCQVLTIVPKMAVNFLTQSYSISLYGCVVQISVILLLGGAECLILATMSYDRYVAICRPLQYPVLMRSKICNIMSVAAWFWSSVQALTCSLYVLPLPYCKSNVINHYMCDYPALVQLSCSDNSAFNKVIYFGDFLVFLIPISVILASYIAILLQVLRAHSSGSSHKALGTCLSHLCVVGIFYVTAILTYMTPAASYSAQRAMIHTVFFTIAPAMMNPFIYSLRNRDVLAALRKLFARCTMCQ, via the coding sequence ATGGTTTTCCTTGGTGTGATCCTCTTCATGTTCATAGTAGCTCTGGTGGGGAACAGCCTCCTTCTTTTTCTGATCAAGACAGACTCTGGTCTGCAGACCCCAATGTATTTTTTCCTCAGCCAACTAGCCTTCATGGACCTCTGCCAAGTTCTCACCATTGTTCCCAAAATGGCAGTGAATTTTTTAACTCAGAGCTACAGCATTTCACTCTACGGTTGTGTCGTGCAGATCTCTGTCATACTGCTCTTGGGTGGGGCAGAATGCCTCATCCTGGCGACCATGTCATATGACAGGTATGTGGCTATCTGCAGGCCGTTACAATATCCGGTTCTCATGAGGAGCAAAATCTGCAACATCATGTCAGTTGCTGCCTGGTTTTGGTCTTCTGTGCAGGCCTTGACCTGTTCCCTTTATGTACTGCCACTTCCCTACTGCAAGTCCAATGTGATCAACCATTACATGTGTGATTATCCAGCCCTTGTACAGTTGTCCTGCTCTGACAATTCTGCCTTCAATAAAGTCATATATTTTGGGGATTTCCTAGTTTTTCTCATCCCCATCTCAGTCATCCTGGCTTCCTACATAGCCATCCTACTTCAAGTTCTCAGAGCACACTCCTCTGGAAGTAGCCACAAGGCCTTGGGGACCTGCTTGTCCCATCTGTGTGTGGTGGGGATCTTCTACGTTACAGCCATTTTGACGTACATGACACCTGCCGCTTCCTATTCAGCACAAAGGGCCATGATACACACTGTGTTTTTTACCATTGCGCCTGCCATGATGAACCCTTTCATATACAGCCTGAGGAACCGGGACGTCTTAGCAGCACTGAGAAAGCTCTTTGCAAGATGCACAATGTGTCAATGA